The Mercenaria mercenaria strain notata chromosome 8, MADL_Memer_1, whole genome shotgun sequence genome has a segment encoding these proteins:
- the LOC123566117 gene encoding uncharacterized protein LOC123566117 isoform X2, whose amino-acid sequence MECMKNLLSAISIICLTNHVTLNRLEVNHSNKEAGIGVRELFQNRSNHTTIKATGVAVTGYRKSLVRLVSKHVGNRVHMHEVPNDVEISTVIDDDDDCKLEICKKCISLFRHDVITSEANFVYLKLNPASGVTIRGSKYIVGEDLWVWTFYGKEGGLEFLNWPIEFGVWSMGLLTSYALTTPQDIIIRKVSGNCSNLEVGRPKDDTIISNALLNLTLEMMDFSEEKYAPSYFCYKRRKIIKPHLLYTFCKHIVCPLEALEYVCCSYYYQTFLQERTITCHFPKRVFEYETVGWILPIIVSMVLFVYFPLFLLYSVHILFDRNEDYPSVSETNSLAVHESIILSDKIIWLNEHDHVTLFKTLFSPIRRCREFLVSKETGPCQFVLKRFKRILLPCLSLLVIGLQVCIDFWFLHSFVLTSVNKGVPMGFRSLIVGYQDSKDNFLPYLGGPYIAIGSYLFITSILIIIPDNLSTLLISGLPGNDVDESVSPLCIRSRSIEHFGSVCIRKKHNYLKLYSVYLAQFYMFVNSRYWEHMFRVQKERWQYFYCSKFCVVFFPFYVVFCTIEIFLCIVIYGFPVVSFALTIIKAYCGRLHLSQRRRFCVKTLYIFVAIILIACVFFFLHMFCTIFMDATLFFTRVVFFTFTGVVVYPKVSYGYLIFTLTVIYYLWQSVQDFSRIYQDLLKDTISICFSLQRANDTDLLVIQKGDFSGVRESLFEHVIENHIPKRKQVFISLFKVAIILIVLGLLINILIETDGFRQLHTIVHVGTALFICSLPQILKMMCHGHGRKFKQRRFRRELKNTIINYVGNNVESTESSNSDN is encoded by the coding sequence ATGGAGTGTATGAAAAATCTACTATCAGCTATTTCCATTATCTGTCTAACCAATCATGTAACATTGAACAGACTTGAAGTCAACCATTCCAATAAAGAGGCGGGGATAGGCGTGCGTGAACTGTTTCAAAACAGGTCAAATCACACTACAATTAAGGCGACTGGTGTAGCCGTCACAGGATATAGAAAGTCGCTCGTACGGCTGGTGAGTAAACACGTGGGCAACCGCGTGCATATGCACGAAGTACCTAACGATGTGGAAATTAGCACGGTCATTGATGACGACGACGACTGTAAacttgaaatatgtaaaaaatgcATTAGCCTGTTCCGACATGATGTGATTACCTCTGAAGCAAACTTTGTTTACCTTAAATTGAACCCAGCTTCTGGTGTTACTATAAGAGGAAGTAAATACATTGTTGGAGAAGACTTATGGGTTTGGACTTTCTATGGAAAGGAAGGCGGGTTGGAGTTTCTGAACTGGCCAATAGAATTTGGAGTTTGGTCGATGGGACTGTTAACTAGTTACGCTCTTACCACCCCACAAGACATTATAATCAGGAAAGTATCaggaaattgttcaaatttagaAGTAGGAAGACCCAAGGACGACACGATTATTAGTAATGCCCTCTTGAACTTGACACTGGAAATGATGGACTTCTCAGAAGAAAAATATGCACCAAGTTATTTCTgttacaaaagaagaaaaataattaaaccaCATTTATTGTATACCTTTTGCAAACACATCGTGTGCCCTCTTGAAGCTCTTGAATACGTCTGTTGCAGCTATTATTACCAAACATTCCTTCAGGAAAGGACCATCACGTGTCATTTCCCCAAGCGCGTGTTTGAATATGAAACCGTTGGCTGGATATTACCAATTATTGTTTCAATGGTGTTGTTCGTGTATTTTCCTTTGTTTCTTCTTTACTCAGTTCACATTTTGTTTGATCGGAATGAAGACTATCCCAGTGTATCAGAGACTAATTCACTGGCAGTTCACGAAAGTATAATTTTATCGGACAAAATTATTTGGCTCAATGAGCACGACCATGTGACTttatttaaaactcttttttCACCAATAAGGAGATGCCGAGAATTCTTAGTGTCAAAAGAAACTGGACCCTGccagtttgttttaaaaaggtttaaacGCATTTTGCTACCTTGTCTCAGCTTGCTAGTTATTGGACTGCAAGTTTGCATCGACTTCTGGTTTCTTCATTCTTTTGTTTTAACAAGTGTCAATAAAGGTGTGCCTATGGGGTTTCGTTCCCTCATTGTCGGGTATCAGGACAGTAAAGATAATTTTCTTCCGTACCTCGGAGGTCCTTATATTGCTATTGGATCGTATTTGTTTATCACAAGCATACTTATTATCATCCCTGACAATTTGTCAACCCTGCTAATTTCCGGTCTGCCCGGAAATGACGTAGATGAAAGTGTATCACCCTTGTGTATTCGGTCTCGTTCCATCGAGCATTTTGGTTCCGTCTGCATTCGGAAAAAGCATAACTATCTAAAGTTGTATAGTGTTTATCTGGCTCAATTTTACATGTTTGTCAACAGTAGATACTGGGAGCATATGTTCCGTGTACAAAAGGAGCGTTGGCAATATTTCTACTGTTCAAAATTTTGCGTGGTTTTCTTTCCATTCTATGTCGTCTTTTGTACCATTGAAATATTCCTATGTATAGTGATTTACGGTTTTCCAGTTGTGTCGTTTGCTTTGACTATTATCAAAGCATACTGCGGCAGGCTGCACTTGTCACAAAGGCGACGTTTTTGTGTAAAAACCTTGTACATCTTTGTCGCAATCATTCTGATCGCTTGCGTGTTCTTTTTCTTGCACATGTTCTGCACAATATTCATGGATGCTACTCTATTTTTCACAAGAGTGGTGTTTTTCACGTTCACCGGCGTAGTTGTGTATCCAAAAGTATCTTATGGGTATCTGATTTTCACACTCACCGTCATTTATTATCTCTGGCAGAGTGTCCAAGACTTCTCTCGTATTTATCAAGACCTTTTGAAAGACACCAttagtatttgtttttctttacaaaGGGCTAATGACACAGATCTTCTTGTGATCCAGAAAGGTGATTTCAGTGGTGTCAGGGAATCATTGTTTGAACACGTAATAGAAAATCACATCCCAAAGAGGAAACAAGTGTTTATCTCTTTATTTAAAGTTGCTATTATTTTGATTGTATTGGGACTTCTTATTAACATATTGATCGAAACTGACGGGTTTCGACAACTGCACACTATCGTGCATGTAGGAACAGCTCTGTTTATCTGCTCGTTGCCGCAAATACTGAAAATGATGTGCCATGGACATGGGAGAAAGTTCAAACAACGACGATTTCGCAGAGAACTAAAAAACACAATCATTAACTACGTCGGTAACAATGTAGAATCAACCGAATCTTCAAACTCCGATAATTAA
- the LOC123566117 gene encoding uncharacterized protein LOC123566117 isoform X1: MNISYSIRMECMKNLLSAISIICLTNHVTLNRLEVNHSNKEAGIGVRELFQNRSNHTTIKATGVAVTGYRKSLVRLVSKHVGNRVHMHEVPNDVEISTVIDDDDDCKLEICKKCISLFRHDVITSEANFVYLKLNPASGVTIRGSKYIVGEDLWVWTFYGKEGGLEFLNWPIEFGVWSMGLLTSYALTTPQDIIIRKVSGNCSNLEVGRPKDDTIISNALLNLTLEMMDFSEEKYAPSYFCYKRRKIIKPHLLYTFCKHIVCPLEALEYVCCSYYYQTFLQERTITCHFPKRVFEYETVGWILPIIVSMVLFVYFPLFLLYSVHILFDRNEDYPSVSETNSLAVHESIILSDKIIWLNEHDHVTLFKTLFSPIRRCREFLVSKETGPCQFVLKRFKRILLPCLSLLVIGLQVCIDFWFLHSFVLTSVNKGVPMGFRSLIVGYQDSKDNFLPYLGGPYIAIGSYLFITSILIIIPDNLSTLLISGLPGNDVDESVSPLCIRSRSIEHFGSVCIRKKHNYLKLYSVYLAQFYMFVNSRYWEHMFRVQKERWQYFYCSKFCVVFFPFYVVFCTIEIFLCIVIYGFPVVSFALTIIKAYCGRLHLSQRRRFCVKTLYIFVAIILIACVFFFLHMFCTIFMDATLFFTRVVFFTFTGVVVYPKVSYGYLIFTLTVIYYLWQSVQDFSRIYQDLLKDTISICFSLQRANDTDLLVIQKGDFSGVRESLFEHVIENHIPKRKQVFISLFKVAIILIVLGLLINILIETDGFRQLHTIVHVGTALFICSLPQILKMMCHGHGRKFKQRRFRRELKNTIINYVGNNVESTESSNSDN; encoded by the exons ATGAACAT AAGTTACAGCATTAGAATGGAGTGTATGAAAAATCTACTATCAGCTATTTCCATTATCTGTCTAACCAATCATGTAACATTGAACAGACTTGAAGTCAACCATTCCAATAAAGAGGCGGGGATAGGCGTGCGTGAACTGTTTCAAAACAGGTCAAATCACACTACAATTAAGGCGACTGGTGTAGCCGTCACAGGATATAGAAAGTCGCTCGTACGGCTGGTGAGTAAACACGTGGGCAACCGCGTGCATATGCACGAAGTACCTAACGATGTGGAAATTAGCACGGTCATTGATGACGACGACGACTGTAAacttgaaatatgtaaaaaatgcATTAGCCTGTTCCGACATGATGTGATTACCTCTGAAGCAAACTTTGTTTACCTTAAATTGAACCCAGCTTCTGGTGTTACTATAAGAGGAAGTAAATACATTGTTGGAGAAGACTTATGGGTTTGGACTTTCTATGGAAAGGAAGGCGGGTTGGAGTTTCTGAACTGGCCAATAGAATTTGGAGTTTGGTCGATGGGACTGTTAACTAGTTACGCTCTTACCACCCCACAAGACATTATAATCAGGAAAGTATCaggaaattgttcaaatttagaAGTAGGAAGACCCAAGGACGACACGATTATTAGTAATGCCCTCTTGAACTTGACACTGGAAATGATGGACTTCTCAGAAGAAAAATATGCACCAAGTTATTTCTgttacaaaagaagaaaaataattaaaccaCATTTATTGTATACCTTTTGCAAACACATCGTGTGCCCTCTTGAAGCTCTTGAATACGTCTGTTGCAGCTATTATTACCAAACATTCCTTCAGGAAAGGACCATCACGTGTCATTTCCCCAAGCGCGTGTTTGAATATGAAACCGTTGGCTGGATATTACCAATTATTGTTTCAATGGTGTTGTTCGTGTATTTTCCTTTGTTTCTTCTTTACTCAGTTCACATTTTGTTTGATCGGAATGAAGACTATCCCAGTGTATCAGAGACTAATTCACTGGCAGTTCACGAAAGTATAATTTTATCGGACAAAATTATTTGGCTCAATGAGCACGACCATGTGACTttatttaaaactcttttttCACCAATAAGGAGATGCCGAGAATTCTTAGTGTCAAAAGAAACTGGACCCTGccagtttgttttaaaaaggtttaaacGCATTTTGCTACCTTGTCTCAGCTTGCTAGTTATTGGACTGCAAGTTTGCATCGACTTCTGGTTTCTTCATTCTTTTGTTTTAACAAGTGTCAATAAAGGTGTGCCTATGGGGTTTCGTTCCCTCATTGTCGGGTATCAGGACAGTAAAGATAATTTTCTTCCGTACCTCGGAGGTCCTTATATTGCTATTGGATCGTATTTGTTTATCACAAGCATACTTATTATCATCCCTGACAATTTGTCAACCCTGCTAATTTCCGGTCTGCCCGGAAATGACGTAGATGAAAGTGTATCACCCTTGTGTATTCGGTCTCGTTCCATCGAGCATTTTGGTTCCGTCTGCATTCGGAAAAAGCATAACTATCTAAAGTTGTATAGTGTTTATCTGGCTCAATTTTACATGTTTGTCAACAGTAGATACTGGGAGCATATGTTCCGTGTACAAAAGGAGCGTTGGCAATATTTCTACTGTTCAAAATTTTGCGTGGTTTTCTTTCCATTCTATGTCGTCTTTTGTACCATTGAAATATTCCTATGTATAGTGATTTACGGTTTTCCAGTTGTGTCGTTTGCTTTGACTATTATCAAAGCATACTGCGGCAGGCTGCACTTGTCACAAAGGCGACGTTTTTGTGTAAAAACCTTGTACATCTTTGTCGCAATCATTCTGATCGCTTGCGTGTTCTTTTTCTTGCACATGTTCTGCACAATATTCATGGATGCTACTCTATTTTTCACAAGAGTGGTGTTTTTCACGTTCACCGGCGTAGTTGTGTATCCAAAAGTATCTTATGGGTATCTGATTTTCACACTCACCGTCATTTATTATCTCTGGCAGAGTGTCCAAGACTTCTCTCGTATTTATCAAGACCTTTTGAAAGACACCAttagtatttgtttttctttacaaaGGGCTAATGACACAGATCTTCTTGTGATCCAGAAAGGTGATTTCAGTGGTGTCAGGGAATCATTGTTTGAACACGTAATAGAAAATCACATCCCAAAGAGGAAACAAGTGTTTATCTCTTTATTTAAAGTTGCTATTATTTTGATTGTATTGGGACTTCTTATTAACATATTGATCGAAACTGACGGGTTTCGACAACTGCACACTATCGTGCATGTAGGAACAGCTCTGTTTATCTGCTCGTTGCCGCAAATACTGAAAATGATGTGCCATGGACATGGGAGAAAGTTCAAACAACGACGATTTCGCAGAGAACTAAAAAACACAATCATTAACTACGTCGGTAACAATGTAGAATCAACCGAATCTTCAAACTCCGATAATTAA